The nucleotide sequence ACTACTGCGATTTTCCGATCTCGGTGGTCGGGGATAAGCCGCTGGTCAGGCAACAGGGAGCGGATGGGAAACTGCCCGTGCGGATGAATGGCAGTCATTCAGCAACGATCGCCCAATACATTGAAATCCTGTGTCGAGAGATTTACCTGACGCCATCCCGGGGCAGTTTGCTGGAAACCGTTTTCCTGGGGGGAGGAACTCCTTCTCTGCTTTCTGTGGCACAACTGGACAGTATTCTGGCAGCCCTGAGTCAGCAATTTGGCATCAGTTCCGCTGCCGAAATTTCAATGGAAATTGATCCCGCCACGTTTGATCTGGAGCAACTTCAGGGCTATCGCGCTGTCGGGGTAAATCGGGTCAGTTTAGGGGTGCAGGCATTTCAGCCGCAATTGCTGGCTGCCTGTGGGCGATCGCATACAGTCGAGGACATTTATCAGGCAATCGACCTGATTCACCAGGCAGGCTTCCAGAATGTCAGCCTGGATCTGATCTCTGGTCTGCCCCACCAAACCCTGGAACACTGGCAAGATTCCCTGGCACAGGCGATCGCCCTTGCTCCCACCCACCTTTCCTGCTATGACCTGACCGTTGAAGCCGGTACCCCCTTTAGCCGCCAGTACAAACCGGGAGTCAGTCCCCTTCCTTCCGATGACACCACGGCTGCCATGTACCGGCTTGCTCAGAAAACACTCACCACTGCCGGATATGACCACTACGAAATCTCAAACTACGCAAAATCGGGCTATCAGTGTCGTCATAACCGCGTTTACTGGGAGAATCGCCCTTTTTACGGATTTGGTATGGGTGCAACCAGTTATTTAGACGGCGATCGCTTTGCCAGACCCCGGAAAACACGAGAGTACTACGATTGGGTAAGGGAACGGGAGGAGAAAAGGACAAAGGATACCAATTCACGAACAATCAACAGCCAACAACTCTCAACTGCCACCATCCCTCCTGCTTCCTCCTACCCTCCTACCCCAGACCTTCTTCTGGATACGCTCATGCTGGGGTTGAGGCTGGCGGAGGGGCTGAGTCTGGCTGATCTGGAGGAGAAATTTGGACAGGCAGTCCTGGAGAGAATTTGGGTTTGTTTGCGCCCCCATTACCAGAAGGGCTGGGTCAGGATGCAACCCGATTTAGAATTCACCGATTTCCAATCAGAGCAGCTCCCCCCAAACGGGCGCATTCAACTCACAGACCCGGAAGGGTTTCTCTTTTCAAACATTATTCTGATTGACCTGTTCCAGGAACTGTCTTGAGGAATGTAAATTGTTTTTTGATTTACTGATTCTTGATTTTTAGATGTCGTCCTGAAACCGAACCACAAAGAACACCAGAAGCTTGCTTTGTGTCCTTTGTGCCTTTGGGGTGAGTTTTACAGGTTATGACATCCTCGATCTTAAGAGCCGATCCAATAAGCCCCGTCTGTTAAAGCTCAGCATCAAGGATGAAGGATCAAGGATGAAGATTCGACAGGCCCCGTCTGCTAAAGCTCAGCATCAGACTCGGAGCAGTTTGGCTCGGCTGTTTCGTCACACTCTATTTACTATTTACTGGGTCCTTCCATTCCTGCCAGTAGTTGGGGGAGATACCAGATCTGCTGATCGGTGGCAACTTCGCCTTCTTTGACGTAGACCGTACCATCTTGAAGAGTAAGAGGACCTTTGTAGAGGTTGATGCTGCCATCTCCCATCCCTTTGATAAATTCATCCATGTATTTTTTCCGGTCTCCCAGGGCTTTACCTGGCAGGAACCCAATCATGGAATCTGGCCCATTAATATCTTTCCAGTTCGGTCCCAGCCAGACGAATTCATCCGGCTTTTGACCATTCATTGCCTTCTTGACAGCATCGGTGTACGGCAATGCCCAGTTGTAGTAAGAAACGCCGAGGCAAATATCAGGAGCAAAGTCACAACCCGATTTCAAATCATAGTGGACGTATTTGACCGGCTTGCCTGCATCTGCCGCCTTTTTCCCTTGAACGGCGGCTTCTGGGGTATCAATCCCTGACATCACCACATCGTATCCGCCATTGTAGTAGTCGTCTGCCACTTTGGTGGGGTCAAGGGTTTTACCGGGGATATTGAACCAGAAACCAATCCAGGTGACCTTAAACTGAAGGTCTTCCGGCTTTTTCTTGAGGTAGTTTTCCCAGCAGTATCGGGCACCCAGGTAAGCGGCGGAGGTGTAACGCCGGGTTTCATCGTTAATCAGGGGTCCAAGATAACCAATTCTGCCCGTTTCGGTACCCAGCGCAGCCGCACAGCCAGCCATCATTTTGCCGTATTCCATCCGACC is from Leptothermofonsia sichuanensis E412 and encodes:
- a CDS encoding BMP family lipoprotein, which encodes MSKSFNQSTASVHRPWLCFKRFWSIAALGAILSSCSSPPPTPSPSPQAQGSDFTVGMVIVGPRNDGGWNQAHYEGMQQVAEDLKIKFEYVDKVNPADRPNVTGIQVADDLIAKGAKMVIFNSDDFKDDALEAAKKHPEVFIIHASGDYSWKEGKNYKNQPNLINIMGRMEYGKMMAGCAAALGTETGRIGYLGPLINDETRRYTSAAYLGARYCWENYLKKKPEDLQFKVTWIGFWFNIPGKTLDPTKVADDYYNGGYDVVMSGIDTPEAAVQGKKAADAGKPVKYVHYDLKSGCDFAPDICLGVSYYNWALPYTDAVKKAMNGQKPDEFVWLGPNWKDINGPDSMIGFLPGKALGDRKKYMDEFIKGMGDGSINLYKGPLTLQDGTVYVKEGEVATDQQIWYLPQLLAGMEGPSK
- the hemW gene encoding radical SAM family heme chaperone HemW produces the protein MPLAKAFSGKAVAPSETPISAPISAYIHIPFCRRRCYYCDFPISVVGDKPLVRQQGADGKLPVRMNGSHSATIAQYIEILCREIYLTPSRGSLLETVFLGGGTPSLLSVAQLDSILAALSQQFGISSAAEISMEIDPATFDLEQLQGYRAVGVNRVSLGVQAFQPQLLAACGRSHTVEDIYQAIDLIHQAGFQNVSLDLISGLPHQTLEHWQDSLAQAIALAPTHLSCYDLTVEAGTPFSRQYKPGVSPLPSDDTTAAMYRLAQKTLTTAGYDHYEISNYAKSGYQCRHNRVYWENRPFYGFGMGATSYLDGDRFARPRKTREYYDWVREREEKRTKDTNSRTINSQQLSTATIPPASSYPPTPDLLLDTLMLGLRLAEGLSLADLEEKFGQAVLERIWVCLRPHYQKGWVRMQPDLEFTDFQSEQLPPNGRIQLTDPEGFLFSNIILIDLFQELS